From the Helianthus annuus cultivar XRQ/B chromosome 17, HanXRQr2.0-SUNRISE, whole genome shotgun sequence genome, the window GGTGAGTAGAACACGCTTTGTATTCTAAGTGTATTGTTCCCAGATTTCATTTCAACAAATTGAATGAACACCGGAACTAGAAAGCGTGTGTTTTATACGTTTGAATGAACAAGGATATGCAGAATGAACAAGGATATGCAGAATGTGAACGAATTGAAAGGACAAATCTTTTTGAAGGAATTGTCTTAATACCGGAACATGTTGCCGGTAAACAAGTATATATACGTCATGTTTTGGCGGTTCATTTGGCGGGAATAACTGCCGGAGCAGTTATTTGAAATTTTCCCGCTTATCCTTGTTCACATTCTGCATATCCTTGTTCATTCAATGTTCATTCAGAATACATATCTcctaatacatatatatattggGGAACCGGATTATTTGCAGCGGAATGTTTGTGTTGGTTCGAAACAATAGACATGATTTCGAATAAGGGAGTGTGCAGGAAATATTGAATGAACAAGGATATGCAGAATGTGAACGAATTGAAAGGACAAATCTGTTTGAAGAAAATGTCTTGATACCGGAACATGTTGCCAGTAAACAAGTATATATACGTCATGTTTTGGCGGTTCATTTGGCGGGAATAACTGTCGGAGCAGTTATTTGAAATTTACCCGCTTATCAAACCACATTACATAGGTTATCATAATAATTCGAATACATATCacttaatacatatatatatatatatatatatatatatatatatatatatatatatatatatatatatatataagcataATTAAGTTTAATATTGTTCTAACAATAATAACTTGGCATACCAATTGAGAATAACCCTCCACAAAGTCAAGCACATGTTCAATGTCTTGAGCATGGAGCACCTTACGCCACACTGGGAAAGTACCGATCCCGTCTTCAGTGTCTTATTTGTGTCTATTTGATAAAAATGTTTAACAAAGTCAGATATCTAAATTAACCAACTAATGACAAAAAGAGAATCCCATGTAACCGATGTTGAAAATTAAATTAATCAACAATAAATTAATATAACTTTATTAATTACCGAGTTATCAGCCAAACCAGTTTGTTCCAActtgagcaaactgattaaagaaaggtagaaggagacTGTCCCGTTGTCGGGCGAATTCAAAGAACACTTAAATTAAAAACCAACCTGGCGATTACGGAATAATAATCTTCGAACTGCACGGATGATTCCTGTCCTTAAAGGATTTTACGCACTCGTATTGCTGTGAGCTGCAGCGTAAACTCCCAGGATTTAATGCAGAACTGATCTGGTATTCCAACAGCAATGGAAACCAGAAAACGCAGAAGCTGGAACGAAAACAGGAACCCACAATTGAGAGAGAAAGCTGCGAAAAATAGGTGTGTTTAATAGGTAGCATGAAGCTTTTATTTATAGGTTTGGTTATACCAGAGAAGAATGAGAAAAACAAGGAGTGAGATAACAATCCATAACCAATTCGAATTACTTATCCCATACGAATTCGGTTGCTGGATGTATATCCCATACGAATTCAATTCACTAGAGATAATGGGATAACCCCCACTGATTTCGAACTCATCTCTATCACCCTATCTCATTCGATCCACAGATCTGACCCACCTGACCAgaccttagctaaaaataaaagctcCTCAGCTCCTAGCgtacgtgcgaagtgcaaagtgcgcctcaaacgcgcccattcgcgcctcaaacgcgaccattcgtgagctcgcggctcggctcggctcggctcggcgctCGTGTGGTCTTCACCCACTTCTCAACCCATTTAACACTATGGAGGCCCATAAGGGGTAATCCCTTATAAACCACTCAAACTTCTCTCACTTCACCGATGTGGGATGGAGGAAACATACCAACTTGTATGTTCCTCTTTaatatttccaacaatcccccaccaaGTTGGAATGTTTCCTTTCACTTAGACTAATGATGTCACTAGGTGTCACGAAGATTAAACCCAGTTTATGTTGATAAGCAAGAAAAGACAGATTTGATGGTGTCCTATGGAATTAAACCATTAACCTGATAGCCCCCTTCGGTTTACCCCCACACATCACCAGCTGACTTTGCGTTCTCACTGAGCGCGAATAAGGCCGTGCGCTATAAATCCTTTTCATGACCCTTTAGAAGATAAACCACTAATCTTCACTCGAGGCGGCACCACCCCTAGATCATATAGGCAAAGTTTTACATCACCCACGTTGCTTGGGTGCCTCCAAAACTTTGTTAAGAGCATAAGCTCACCCTTGTTCTCGGCAATGATGTACTATCATACCTCACATGGATCTATCAAATTTGATAGTACCTTCTATCGTTAAGTGACTTCGTTGTTACCCATTGAACTTGAGAAATAGGAGCACTAAGTTCAAGTTGGGTTTCCATCACTAACGATTCTATTGTGGTTTTAGACCCATGTCTCTCGCGGTATTCACAACCAAATCTCTCGTCAGAGGTTTAGTAAACAGATCTGCCAAGTTCTTACTTGTCTTGACATAGACAACCTTGATGGTACCACTTTCAAGCAGTTGTCTCACATAATTGTGCCGAAGACCTATGTGTCTCGACCTCCCATTATACACTGCATTGTATACTTTAGATAGTGTGGCCTCACTATCACACTACATGGGAATAGACGGCATTGGAACATCCCACAGACGGATGTCAGTAAGTAGATCTCTAATCCACCCTGCTTCCTTACCAGCCGCAGCTAGCGCTATGAGCTCAGCTTCCATAGTTGAGTGGGCAATACACGTCTGTTTCTTGCTCACCCAAGAAATTGCTCCTCCTGCTAGAGTGTAAATCCACCCACTTGTAGATTTTGAATCATTGGTGCGATCAATCCAGCTTGCATCAGAATAACCTTCAAGTATTCTGGAAGAAGACGTGTTTGTCAGTTCTAAGTTACTGGTCCTTTTCAGGTATCCAAGTACTCTACCCACTGCCTTCCAGTGTTCTGTCCCTGGATTAACAGTATACTGACTCAGTTTGCTCACAGCAAAAGCAATGTCAGGACGAGTGCAATGCGTTGCATACATCATACTCCCAATAGCACTCGCATACTCCAGTTGAGCCACTGCTCTTCCAGAGTTCACAT encodes:
- the LOC118488862 gene encoding secreted RxLR effector protein 161-like yields the protein MKLNVNSGRAVAQLEYASAIGSMMYATHCTRPDIAFAVSKLSQYTVNPGTEHWKAVGRVLGYLKRTSNLELTNTSSSRILEGYSDASWIDRTNDSKSTSGWIYTLAGGAISWVSKKQTCIAHSTMEAELIALAAAGKEAGWIRDLLTDIRLWDVPMPSIPM